The Arachis hypogaea cultivar Tifrunner chromosome 16, arahy.Tifrunner.gnm2.J5K5, whole genome shotgun sequence genome contains a region encoding:
- the LOC112759197 gene encoding probable boron transporter 6 isoform X1 gives MVLLWTALSFTVPSKVLSGVPRKLVSPLAWDSTSLHHWTVIKTLLCGLIGLPPSNGVLPQSPMHTKSMAVLKKQLIRRKMVKSAKESIKQKASKSEIYGNLQAVFIKMNSTQDGLKDSRLNLIWAIHNSGGKRICILYVHVPTATIPIMGANFSESVAGEHQVQEHRENEEQGMRNILNDYLIICRRIGVEAENCILLIRIALKKGL, from the exons ATGGTGCTGCTCTGGACAGCCCTATCATTCACAGTACCAAGTAAAGTTCTTTCTGGAGTTCCAAGAAAACTTGTTTCTCCTCTTGCTTGGGATTCCACATCTTTGCATCATTGGACTGTCATCAAA ACTTTGCTTTGTGGATTAATTGGCTTGCCTCCTTCAAATGGAGTTCTGCCTCAATCCCCTATGCACACCAAGAGCATGGCTGTTCTCAAGAAACAG tTGATAAGAAGAAAGATGGTTAAAAGTGCCAAAGAAAGCATAAAACAGAAAGCAAGCAAATCAGAAATCTATGGGAATCTACAGGCTGTGTTTATAAAAATGAATAGCACTCAAGAT GGTTTGAAAGATAGCAGGTTGAATCTGATTTGGGCAATACATAATTCTGGAGGAAAGAGGATTTGCATCCTTTATGTTCATGTGCCAACAGCTACAATCCCCATAA TGGGTGCTAATTTTTCAGAAAGTGTAGCCGGAGAGCATCAAGTTCAAGAACATCGAGAAAATGAAGAGCAAGGCATGCGCAATATTCTGAATGACTATCTTATTATCTGCAGAAGAATTGGG GTAGAGGCAGAAAACTGCATATTATTGATAAGGATTGCATTGAAAAAGGGATTGTAG
- the LOC112759197 gene encoding probable boron transporter 2 isoform X4, whose translation MTLLCGLIGLPPSNGVLPQSPMHTKSMAVLKKQLIRRKMVKSAKESIKQKASKSEIYGNLQAVFIKMNSTQDGLKDSRLNLIWAIHNSGGKRICILYVHVPTATIPIKSVAGEHQVQEHRENEEQGMRNILNDYLIICRRIGVEAENCILLIRIALKKGL comes from the exons ATG ACTTTGCTTTGTGGATTAATTGGCTTGCCTCCTTCAAATGGAGTTCTGCCTCAATCCCCTATGCACACCAAGAGCATGGCTGTTCTCAAGAAACAG tTGATAAGAAGAAAGATGGTTAAAAGTGCCAAAGAAAGCATAAAACAGAAAGCAAGCAAATCAGAAATCTATGGGAATCTACAGGCTGTGTTTATAAAAATGAATAGCACTCAAGAT GGTTTGAAAGATAGCAGGTTGAATCTGATTTGGGCAATACATAATTCTGGAGGAAAGAGGATTTGCATCCTTTATGTTCATGTGCCAACAGCTACAATCCCCATAA AAAGTGTAGCCGGAGAGCATCAAGTTCAAGAACATCGAGAAAATGAAGAGCAAGGCATGCGCAATATTCTGAATGACTATCTTATTATCTGCAGAAGAATTGGG GTAGAGGCAGAAAACTGCATATTATTGATAAGGATTGCATTGAAAAAGGGATTGTAG
- the LOC112759197 gene encoding probable boron transporter 2 isoform X3, translated as MTLLCGLIGLPPSNGVLPQSPMHTKSMAVLKKQLIRRKMVKSAKESIKQKASKSEIYGNLQAVFIKMNSTQDGLKDSRLNLIWAIHNSGGKRICILYVHVPTATIPIMGANFSESVAGEHQVQEHRENEEQGMRNILNDYLIICRRIGVEAENCILLIRIALKKGL; from the exons ATG ACTTTGCTTTGTGGATTAATTGGCTTGCCTCCTTCAAATGGAGTTCTGCCTCAATCCCCTATGCACACCAAGAGCATGGCTGTTCTCAAGAAACAG tTGATAAGAAGAAAGATGGTTAAAAGTGCCAAAGAAAGCATAAAACAGAAAGCAAGCAAATCAGAAATCTATGGGAATCTACAGGCTGTGTTTATAAAAATGAATAGCACTCAAGAT GGTTTGAAAGATAGCAGGTTGAATCTGATTTGGGCAATACATAATTCTGGAGGAAAGAGGATTTGCATCCTTTATGTTCATGTGCCAACAGCTACAATCCCCATAA TGGGTGCTAATTTTTCAGAAAGTGTAGCCGGAGAGCATCAAGTTCAAGAACATCGAGAAAATGAAGAGCAAGGCATGCGCAATATTCTGAATGACTATCTTATTATCTGCAGAAGAATTGGG GTAGAGGCAGAAAACTGCATATTATTGATAAGGATTGCATTGAAAAAGGGATTGTAG
- the LOC112759197 gene encoding probable boron transporter 6 isoform X2, with amino-acid sequence MVLLWTALSFTVPSKVLSGVPRKLVSPLAWDSTSLHHWTVIKTLLCGLIGLPPSNGVLPQSPMHTKSMAVLKKQLIRRKMVKSAKESIKQKASKSEIYGNLQAVFIKMNSTQDGLKDSRLNLIWAIHNSGGKRICILYVHVPTATIPIKSVAGEHQVQEHRENEEQGMRNILNDYLIICRRIGVEAENCILLIRIALKKGL; translated from the exons ATGGTGCTGCTCTGGACAGCCCTATCATTCACAGTACCAAGTAAAGTTCTTTCTGGAGTTCCAAGAAAACTTGTTTCTCCTCTTGCTTGGGATTCCACATCTTTGCATCATTGGACTGTCATCAAA ACTTTGCTTTGTGGATTAATTGGCTTGCCTCCTTCAAATGGAGTTCTGCCTCAATCCCCTATGCACACCAAGAGCATGGCTGTTCTCAAGAAACAG tTGATAAGAAGAAAGATGGTTAAAAGTGCCAAAGAAAGCATAAAACAGAAAGCAAGCAAATCAGAAATCTATGGGAATCTACAGGCTGTGTTTATAAAAATGAATAGCACTCAAGAT GGTTTGAAAGATAGCAGGTTGAATCTGATTTGGGCAATACATAATTCTGGAGGAAAGAGGATTTGCATCCTTTATGTTCATGTGCCAACAGCTACAATCCCCATAA AAAGTGTAGCCGGAGAGCATCAAGTTCAAGAACATCGAGAAAATGAAGAGCAAGGCATGCGCAATATTCTGAATGACTATCTTATTATCTGCAGAAGAATTGGG GTAGAGGCAGAAAACTGCATATTATTGATAAGGATTGCATTGAAAAAGGGATTGTAG